From Rudanella lutea DSM 19387, a single genomic window includes:
- a CDS encoding M4 family metallopeptidase — translation MYAEAMMYTLILQALLCVVCLGAVQGQQLTPAQKAEVEESTRLFQAEIGKALDPDNIARLFDEQIAEARKNGASPAQIRELQQAKADAVRQLRAQLQQPKKKGNANEELTADNSADDSVLTSLSIRPMRPDSGKVAVLYDPTPGRYSAVPIAFRVYAQRKLTPDEFVAFMQKKFSVTLRETGRYGTGKTQTRRYEQLHNGYVVRLGQYSVSLDTNGHVIRANGDLFDPKTATPNPKAPGSLLMALRQVTQLPELTLRTPATSNLKSALPYAEPLPLMWVHPDLVPGRQSPILCQPFTVKTSTSSRRYYLNAQTGTLVAQENLRRTCRYSNEPVSYKATVQTFHHSKRVVGVTRGKNGRHPGIFLVDSTESPTVLITSRDAQPVFSHDTTLQEAALRNRGDFDALFGFRQAARYFKGLGMNSYDNQGTPIMAESCTEANAYWQSDEGKFYFGMVKGKPFANLHTVGHEFTHAVTEHAAGLVFQGESGALDESLADMFGVCIEHQAIGGNWLVDEEITTGGFRDMANPPAKGHPDTYLEQPWKPTNVPQDDGNVHSNSGVGNKWFYLLIKGGKGQNALKHSYDVFPTMAYNTVARVLMAALPRLGPRSGYEDLCRETIEAAGQLYGECSPTTEAVKRAWYAVGVLEDPPAACKPGWTMDMVVGKQANRTVLNLYFKGDSSVAVYRGPEAWTKLFTRRSSPITTAVIKDEDGIRTQTFPKDWLGFMGQQLEETIPRQEAAMQEALVKARAELNDPSTPADRRAELRKTLPMVEKQLKAGQQTREEMQRQQAELRQVGQPQSEMAFWGSRQARRDFDKKHIKATDMYQGKYLSRKYVLDGDASGMYWWTTPQIPLRLSDLSLMMPMAPTPQMRSGVDHWLRGFPIQVHEMFQIQNIRESAPANFDALFSAAPVFR, via the coding sequence TTGTACGCCGAAGCGATGATGTACACGCTCATTTTGCAGGCGCTGTTGTGTGTAGTGTGCCTTGGGGCCGTACAGGGACAGCAGCTAACCCCAGCGCAGAAAGCCGAAGTTGAAGAATCGACCCGACTGTTTCAGGCTGAGATCGGGAAAGCACTCGACCCGGATAACATTGCCCGGCTGTTCGACGAACAAATTGCCGAAGCCCGAAAAAATGGCGCTTCCCCCGCCCAAATTCGGGAACTACAACAGGCTAAAGCAGACGCCGTACGGCAACTTCGGGCCCAACTGCAACAACCGAAAAAAAAGGGTAATGCAAATGAGGAACTAACAGCAGACAATTCGGCTGACGATTCTGTACTGACCTCGTTGAGTATTAGGCCAATGCGCCCTGATTCGGGCAAGGTAGCCGTACTGTATGACCCTACGCCCGGCCGATATTCAGCCGTTCCGATAGCGTTTCGGGTATATGCGCAGCGCAAACTGACCCCGGATGAGTTTGTGGCCTTTATGCAGAAAAAATTCAGCGTGACGCTCCGCGAAACCGGACGATACGGCACGGGCAAAACCCAAACCCGACGCTACGAGCAACTGCACAATGGATACGTTGTCCGGCTGGGGCAGTACAGTGTTTCATTGGATACCAACGGTCATGTCATTCGTGCCAATGGCGACCTATTTGACCCGAAAACAGCCACTCCGAATCCTAAAGCGCCGGGCTCGCTGCTCATGGCACTCCGGCAGGTTACCCAACTGCCTGAGCTAACTCTCCGTACTCCGGCAACTTCTAACCTCAAATCGGCGCTGCCCTATGCAGAGCCGTTGCCCCTGATGTGGGTTCATCCTGATCTCGTACCGGGTCGTCAGTCTCCAATTCTGTGTCAGCCATTTACCGTCAAGACCTCGACCAGCAGCCGACGCTATTACCTGAATGCACAGACCGGGACATTGGTAGCACAGGAAAACCTCCGGCGAACTTGTCGGTATAGCAACGAACCTGTCTCATACAAGGCAACTGTGCAAACATTTCACCACAGCAAACGAGTGGTGGGCGTCACGCGGGGCAAAAATGGCCGTCATCCGGGTATTTTTCTGGTGGATAGCACCGAGTCGCCCACCGTTCTGATTACCAGTAGGGACGCCCAACCGGTTTTTTCGCACGACACCACTTTGCAGGAAGCGGCCCTGCGCAACCGGGGCGATTTTGATGCCCTGTTCGGCTTCCGGCAGGCTGCCCGATACTTCAAAGGCCTGGGAATGAACAGTTACGATAATCAGGGCACGCCCATTATGGCCGAGTCGTGTACAGAAGCCAATGCCTACTGGCAATCGGATGAAGGTAAGTTTTACTTTGGCATGGTGAAGGGCAAGCCCTTTGCCAATTTGCACACCGTGGGGCATGAGTTTACCCATGCTGTGACCGAGCACGCGGCCGGGCTTGTTTTCCAGGGAGAATCGGGCGCTCTCGATGAATCGCTGGCCGATATGTTTGGGGTCTGCATTGAACATCAGGCGATTGGTGGCAACTGGCTCGTGGATGAAGAGATTACGACGGGTGGGTTTCGGGATATGGCCAACCCACCCGCCAAGGGGCACCCCGATACCTATCTTGAACAGCCCTGGAAACCAACCAATGTGCCTCAGGACGACGGTAACGTGCATTCCAATTCAGGCGTCGGCAACAAATGGTTCTATTTGCTCATCAAAGGTGGGAAAGGGCAAAATGCCCTGAAACACTCATACGATGTATTTCCGACAATGGCTTACAATACGGTAGCGCGGGTTCTGATGGCGGCACTTCCCCGCCTTGGGCCCCGTTCGGGTTATGAAGACTTATGCCGCGAAACCATCGAGGCTGCGGGGCAACTTTACGGCGAGTGTAGCCCAACAACCGAAGCCGTAAAACGGGCATGGTATGCTGTTGGTGTGCTCGAAGACCCGCCGGCTGCCTGCAAGCCCGGCTGGACAATGGACATGGTGGTTGGTAAACAGGCTAACCGAACCGTGCTAAACCTGTATTTTAAGGGGGATAGCTCGGTGGCGGTGTACCGAGGCCCTGAAGCCTGGACGAAGCTGTTTACCCGCCGGAGTAGCCCCATCACAACCGCCGTAATTAAGGATGAAGATGGTATCCGAACCCAGACCTTCCCCAAAGACTGGTTGGGTTTTATGGGGCAACAACTCGAAGAAACTATACCTAGGCAGGAGGCCGCTATGCAGGAGGCACTTGTAAAAGCGCGTGCCGAACTGAACGACCCCAGTACCCCCGCCGACCGACGTGCTGAATTACGGAAAACCCTTCCCATGGTTGAAAAACAGTTGAAGGCGGGCCAACAGACGCGGGAAGAAATGCAACGGCAACAGGCCGAATTACGACAGGTGGGTCAACCACAATCGGAGATGGCGTTTTGGGGCAGTCGGCAGGCTCGGCGCGATTTCGACAAAAAACATATTAAGGCAACTGATATGTATCAGGGTAAATACCTCAGCCGTAAATATGTGCTGGATGGTGATGCCAGTGGTATGTACTGGTGGACTACGCCACAAATCCCGCTGCGCTTGTCCGATTTGTCGCTCATGATGCCAATGGCCCCCACACCACAGATGCGATCGGGCGTAGACCATTGGCTACGTGGTTTTCCGATTCAGGTTCACGAGATGTTTCAAATCCAGAATATTCGGGAGAGCGCTCCGGCCAACTTCGATGCCCTGTTTTCGGCCGCTCCGGTGTTTCGGTGA
- a CDS encoding sulfatase family protein, producing MPLYYPKSLSFRWGLVSLIALLSVNSCLMPTGNMRQTDEQNTARNPNIVIFYVDDLGYGDVGYNGAIGVKTPEVDRLAKEGIVFTDAHTTSATCTPSRYSVLTGQHAFRNNAAILQGDAPLLIQPGSYTLPGMLQKAGYRTGVVGKWHLGLGNGSIDWNGDIKPGPREIGFDYSFLLPATGDRVPTVYVENHRVVNADKNDPIVVNYEKKLDGYANGLDSPNLLRQGADKQHSNSIINGISRIGYMKGGKSALWVDEEFPDVLTDKAKRFIRAEKDKPFFLFFSFHDIHVPRLPNPRFKGKSSMGPRGDAIAQMDWMTGEVMAELKKLGLAENTLVIFTSDNGPVISDGYDDQAMELLGAHKPGGPMRGGKYSAYEAGTRVPTVLWWPGKVKPGTSKALISQVDLYASFAALVGQPLADNEAIDSQNLLTTLLDHTKPGRTWLLEESYTTSLRKGDWKYIEPFPKEKRLPDFMANKGVEGGFQHTPQLYNLSTDIGEKRNLSGENGAMVASMQAEIEAIRKKTKRSPVP from the coding sequence ATGCCGCTTTATTACCCCAAATCACTGTCATTTCGCTGGGGGCTTGTTTCCCTTATAGCGTTGCTATCCGTCAATTCCTGCCTGATGCCCACCGGAAATATGCGGCAAACGGACGAGCAAAACACCGCACGAAACCCGAACATCGTCATCTTCTATGTCGACGATCTGGGCTATGGTGACGTTGGGTACAACGGGGCAATCGGGGTAAAAACGCCGGAGGTAGACCGGCTGGCAAAGGAGGGCATCGTGTTTACCGATGCCCATACGACCTCGGCCACCTGTACGCCCTCGCGCTATTCCGTACTGACCGGCCAACACGCCTTCCGCAACAACGCGGCTATTTTGCAGGGCGATGCACCGCTGCTCATTCAGCCGGGTAGCTACACCCTGCCGGGTATGTTGCAAAAGGCTGGTTACCGAACGGGCGTAGTCGGTAAATGGCATCTGGGTTTGGGCAATGGCTCCATCGACTGGAACGGGGATATAAAGCCCGGTCCGCGCGAAATCGGCTTCGATTACAGTTTTCTGCTGCCCGCCACCGGCGACCGGGTCCCGACGGTGTACGTCGAAAACCACCGGGTGGTCAATGCCGATAAGAATGACCCCATTGTGGTCAATTATGAGAAGAAACTCGACGGGTATGCCAACGGCCTCGACAGCCCCAACCTGCTCCGGCAGGGAGCCGACAAACAGCATAGCAATTCGATCATCAACGGCATCAGCCGCATTGGCTACATGAAAGGCGGCAAATCGGCCCTCTGGGTCGATGAGGAGTTTCCCGATGTGCTGACCGACAAGGCCAAACGGTTTATCCGGGCCGAAAAAGACAAGCCGTTCTTCCTGTTCTTTTCCTTCCACGACATTCACGTGCCGCGTTTGCCCAATCCACGTTTCAAGGGGAAAAGCAGCATGGGACCACGGGGTGATGCCATTGCGCAGATGGACTGGATGACGGGCGAGGTAATGGCCGAACTGAAAAAGTTGGGGTTAGCCGAGAATACCCTCGTTATTTTCACGAGCGACAATGGGCCGGTTATCAGCGATGGGTACGACGATCAGGCGATGGAACTGCTGGGTGCTCACAAACCGGGCGGGCCGATGCGGGGAGGTAAATACAGCGCTTACGAGGCCGGCACCCGCGTGCCCACCGTTCTCTGGTGGCCTGGAAAAGTGAAGCCCGGCACCAGCAAGGCCCTGATCAGTCAGGTAGATTTGTATGCTTCGTTTGCGGCTTTGGTCGGGCAACCGCTGGCCGACAATGAGGCTATCGACAGCCAAAACTTGCTCACGACCCTTCTGGACCACACCAAACCCGGCCGAACCTGGCTGCTGGAAGAATCGTACACGACCTCGCTGCGGAAAGGCGACTGGAAGTACATTGAGCCATTCCCCAAAGAAAAACGTCTGCCCGATTTTATGGCCAATAAAGGCGTTGAAGGCGGTTTTCAGCATACCCCGCAACTGTATAACCTCTCGACGGACATCGGGGAGAAGCGCAACCTGAGCGGGGAGAATGGGGCGATGGTGGCCAGTATGCAGGCCGAGATTGAAGCGATTCGGAAGAAGACGAAGCGGAGCCCTGTTCCGTAA
- a CDS encoding OmpA family protein codes for MNQIGIVGLSLLCTFSLSVARAQVRVNDPKQTVERGVEGRVNGRIDGGINRGLDKVEEGIGNIFKKKEKRPATPPKPANDTNDSAGAPSQDRTGSQRPETAPVSGRGLGTAQTQADEPRSLKAYSKFDFVPGEKVLYFDDFERVSIGDFPENFNSNTSGEVMTLDGQTGKWLGITKNGTIIPENIKSIPDNTTVEFDVAVLGETGCSNDGFGLKFYTDKATAMDYHFGAGAYVTIHSGGCPNVKIIVTKPDDYSTMLLENTLDIRNWDSEKVAVARLSLWRQKGRLRVYVNEEKVADIPRFFVDQKPYMLALFHNFYGENTLLVRNLKIAVGAPDTRSKLITEGKFSTTGILFDVNSDKIRPESYGVLKDIGTVLKENPGVRVKIVGHTDSDGDDAGNVALSKRRAASVKAALTIEFGIEAARLYTDGKGESQPVGPNTTPEGKANNRRVEFLKL; via the coding sequence ATGAACCAGATCGGAATAGTCGGGCTCTCCCTTTTGTGTACGTTTAGCCTGTCGGTAGCGCGGGCGCAGGTCCGTGTCAACGACCCCAAACAAACCGTTGAACGTGGAGTAGAAGGGCGCGTCAACGGGCGCATTGATGGGGGTATAAACCGGGGGCTCGATAAAGTGGAGGAGGGCATTGGTAACATCTTCAAAAAGAAAGAGAAAAGGCCTGCAACACCCCCAAAGCCGGCCAATGATACTAACGACTCGGCGGGTGCCCCCAGCCAAGACCGCACGGGTTCGCAGCGCCCGGAGACCGCGCCAGTCTCAGGTCGGGGTTTGGGTACAGCTCAAACTCAGGCCGATGAACCCCGAAGTCTGAAAGCCTACAGTAAGTTCGACTTTGTGCCGGGCGAAAAGGTACTGTACTTTGATGATTTCGAGCGGGTATCGATTGGCGACTTTCCCGAAAACTTTAACAGTAACACCAGCGGTGAGGTGATGACCCTCGACGGGCAGACAGGCAAATGGCTGGGAATAACCAAAAATGGCACCATTATTCCGGAAAATATCAAGTCAATCCCGGATAATACCACCGTCGAGTTTGATGTGGCAGTGCTCGGCGAAACAGGGTGCAGTAACGACGGGTTTGGGCTGAAATTCTACACCGACAAAGCAACGGCAATGGACTATCATTTTGGGGCCGGCGCTTATGTGACCATTCATTCGGGAGGCTGCCCCAATGTGAAAATCATTGTGACAAAACCCGACGATTATAGTACAATGTTGCTTGAAAATACACTGGATATTCGCAATTGGGATTCAGAGAAGGTGGCTGTGGCACGGTTATCACTTTGGCGGCAAAAAGGAAGGCTCCGGGTATATGTCAACGAAGAAAAAGTGGCCGACATCCCCCGCTTCTTTGTCGACCAGAAACCGTATATGCTCGCGTTATTCCATAATTTCTACGGCGAAAATACCTTGCTCGTCCGAAATCTGAAGATAGCCGTAGGTGCCCCCGATACCCGGTCCAAACTCATCACCGAAGGGAAATTCAGCACAACGGGCATACTCTTCGATGTGAATTCAGACAAGATCCGGCCAGAGTCGTATGGGGTGCTGAAAGATATCGGCACGGTGCTGAAAGAAAACCCCGGTGTGCGGGTCAAAATCGTAGGTCATACCGACTCCGACGGTGATGATGCCGGTAATGTGGCGCTTTCAAAAAGGCGGGCCGCATCGGTGAAAGCCGCGCTAACGATTGAGTTTGGGATTGAGGCCGCCCGCCTGTATACCGATGGTAAAGGGGAAAGCCAACCGGTAGGCCCGAACACCACGCCCGAAGGCAAAGCCAACAACCGGCGGGTCGAGTTCCTTAAACTATAA
- a CDS encoding hybrid sensor histidine kinase/response regulator transcription factor, with product MRLVIYFCFLCALGVCVSATAWSQHVGAGRSDEFVIDYLDVRKGLLSNFVTRTISDDNNLKYFATEGGVSRYDGYGFKSYRPGGEYPQLVNENIETLFKDKDNSIWIGTKSGGLSVLDVKINRIRNYNDILKTRDQRYLRVISLNQDAKGNIWVGTWNKGVFVLDANARKLLAHHPATEPVYKIIRDEHHNIWYISGRMLHKYDPSENRLFDFPTQYIMYDLVQDNVRNKLWMVGNTGPKVHLQSFRFDTQRVQEEPINLEATFMKSIAVDGKGRVWLGSWGDGLFISDVKVTRFQKINTNPQGSMFNNVNYSMILDIDIDPNGIAWLSTAHGGVLILYPNKGFNFMADTRQGGQIDHNTIAIFKTRRGELLIGSLTEGLYRKPADGPMEKISPIADTRINTIYEKDNTLFVGTNRGLYIIKDGNFANAYQAFANDKITAVHLDSQGILWIGSQQRGLKMTRFADDPKLEKCQIYAEEQKGRFALENNRINQIKEDSQGNIWLATYSGLNLLDRTTGAFIPHHQLLSAALPSVIINALYIKGSTLYLATPLGFADLSLTNKKLNLNALYTARNGLTNDFVCAIEEDNTGQFWLSTTTSITRFDPKNKRFVNYDREDGVMINSFHIGSSFKGADGELYFGGANGIIQFRPDQIGRTFSVPKVVWTKLMVNNQAIDVGEDVNGEVILTRSIQYTDEISLSYRQNHLSLNFAANDFFGADNVTYAYQLRGFGDGWVNIGGKNEINFTGLGAGTYELLVKASRNNQDWSPAKKLRIVVGVPPWLSWYAFVFYVCLAVGALLLVRHISVRQARLKADLRIVQIEKEKEHALNEAKINFFTNISHEFRTPLTLIMSPVAEILDDLTLNSKLREKMVLVESNAKRMLNLINQLLDFRKSEHGLLKLKRVYSDFVPFAKEVFLSFQSIARKKNIRYTFQSELDEAPLDFDRDQMEIVLCNLLSNAFKYTPHNGAIQLRIYPKGDWLAVDVEDDGIGLSEESIRNLFNRFYQVQNAQTAKMVGSGLGLAFSKNIVDLHEGEITVRSELGKGTCFTVLLQADPVDGAPADGPLAELAEAGAEGPVWPENNSLDISKQRKKETVLVVDDNEDIRAYLQSLLKEDFTILEAQNGLEALTITNRELPDLIICDVMMPLMDGITFCQEIKQQIATSHIPVILLTARSSVVYEVNGLQTGADDYITKPFNPIIVKTRIHTILENRKKLQEHYLNKVRFEPDTQQVNEVDLDALFIDKAIKLVNDNMQNEDFGIEDMVEHLFMSQSTLYRKIKSLTGLSLTGFIRSVKLKNAAQMILQDNMKLSQVAYEVGFNDYKHFRKSFQQQFGCLPSDYRAKILEGVKE from the coding sequence ATGAGGCTCGTAATCTACTTTTGCTTCCTGTGTGCCCTGGGCGTTTGCGTTTCAGCAACGGCATGGAGTCAGCATGTCGGTGCAGGTAGGTCTGACGAATTTGTAATCGATTACCTCGACGTGCGCAAAGGGCTGCTCAGCAACTTTGTGACCCGGACCATCAGCGACGATAATAACCTCAAATACTTTGCCACCGAGGGGGGCGTGTCGCGGTACGATGGCTACGGCTTCAAAAGCTACCGGCCCGGCGGGGAGTATCCGCAGTTGGTGAACGAGAACATTGAAACGCTCTTTAAAGACAAAGACAACAGCATCTGGATTGGCACCAAGAGCGGGGGGCTTTCGGTGCTGGACGTGAAAATCAATCGAATCCGGAATTATAACGACATTCTGAAAACCCGCGATCAGCGCTACCTGCGCGTCATTTCGCTCAATCAGGATGCCAAGGGGAATATTTGGGTAGGCACGTGGAACAAGGGCGTATTTGTGCTGGATGCCAACGCCCGGAAGCTGCTGGCTCATCACCCAGCAACCGAGCCGGTTTACAAAATCATCCGCGACGAGCACCATAATATCTGGTACATCAGCGGCCGAATGTTGCACAAGTACGACCCCTCGGAAAACCGCCTGTTCGACTTCCCCACCCAGTACATCATGTACGATCTGGTGCAGGACAACGTCCGCAACAAGCTGTGGATGGTGGGCAACACGGGGCCGAAAGTCCACCTGCAAAGCTTTCGGTTCGATACGCAGCGGGTGCAGGAGGAGCCCATTAATCTGGAAGCTACGTTCATGAAAAGCATTGCCGTCGATGGGAAAGGCCGGGTTTGGCTCGGCAGTTGGGGCGATGGCCTGTTTATCAGCGATGTGAAGGTGACCCGCTTCCAGAAAATCAACACCAATCCGCAGGGCAGCATGTTCAACAACGTCAATTACTCCATGATTCTGGATATTGACATTGACCCCAACGGCATTGCCTGGTTGAGCACCGCTCACGGGGGTGTTCTGATTCTGTACCCCAACAAAGGGTTCAACTTCATGGCCGACACCCGGCAGGGAGGCCAGATTGACCACAACACCATCGCTATTTTCAAAACCCGTCGGGGTGAATTACTCATCGGCAGCCTGACCGAGGGTCTGTACCGCAAACCTGCAGACGGCCCAATGGAGAAAATCAGCCCTATTGCCGACACCCGGATCAATACCATTTACGAAAAGGACAACACCCTGTTTGTGGGTACCAACCGGGGGCTGTATATCATCAAAGACGGCAATTTTGCCAATGCCTACCAGGCATTTGCCAACGATAAAATCACGGCTGTGCATTTGGATAGTCAGGGAATTCTCTGGATAGGCTCGCAGCAGCGGGGCCTGAAAATGACCCGCTTTGCCGACGACCCGAAACTGGAAAAGTGCCAGATCTACGCCGAAGAGCAGAAGGGGCGGTTTGCGCTCGAAAACAACCGGATCAATCAGATCAAAGAAGACAGTCAGGGGAATATCTGGCTGGCGACCTACTCGGGTCTGAACCTGCTCGACCGGACTACCGGTGCGTTTATCCCACATCATCAGTTGTTATCGGCCGCGTTGCCCAGCGTCATCATCAATGCCCTGTATATCAAGGGCTCGACTCTCTATCTGGCTACGCCCCTTGGGTTCGCCGACCTGTCGCTGACGAATAAAAAGCTAAACCTAAACGCACTCTACACGGCCCGAAACGGCCTGACCAACGATTTTGTCTGCGCCATTGAAGAAGATAATACCGGGCAGTTCTGGCTCAGTACGACCACGTCAATTACGCGCTTTGACCCCAAAAATAAGCGCTTTGTCAACTACGACCGCGAAGACGGAGTGATGATAAACTCCTTTCATATTGGGTCGTCGTTCAAAGGCGCGGACGGTGAGCTGTACTTTGGGGGTGCCAATGGCATCATCCAGTTCAGACCCGACCAGATAGGCCGGACTTTTTCCGTACCGAAGGTGGTCTGGACGAAGCTGATGGTCAATAATCAGGCGATTGACGTGGGCGAAGATGTAAACGGGGAGGTAATTCTGACCCGGAGCATTCAGTACACCGACGAGATTAGCCTGAGCTATCGGCAGAACCACCTCTCGCTCAATTTTGCGGCCAACGATTTCTTCGGGGCAGATAATGTAACGTATGCCTATCAGTTGCGCGGATTTGGGGATGGGTGGGTAAACATAGGCGGCAAAAATGAAATCAACTTCACGGGTCTGGGGGCGGGTACCTACGAGCTGCTGGTAAAAGCCAGCCGCAATAATCAGGATTGGAGCCCGGCCAAAAAGCTCCGAATTGTGGTGGGCGTGCCGCCCTGGCTGAGTTGGTACGCCTTCGTATTTTATGTCTGCCTGGCGGTAGGTGCGCTGCTGTTGGTTCGGCATATATCGGTGCGGCAGGCCCGGCTCAAGGCCGACTTGCGCATTGTGCAGATCGAAAAAGAAAAAGAGCACGCCCTCAACGAGGCCAAGATCAACTTCTTTACCAATATTTCGCACGAGTTTCGGACGCCCCTAACCCTGATTATGAGTCCGGTAGCCGAGATCTTGGACGACCTGACGCTTAACAGCAAACTGCGCGAAAAGATGGTGCTGGTCGAGTCGAACGCCAAGCGGATGCTCAACTTGATTAACCAGCTGCTCGATTTCCGCAAGTCGGAGCATGGGTTACTGAAACTGAAGCGGGTGTACAGTGATTTTGTCCCGTTCGCTAAAGAGGTGTTCCTGAGCTTTCAGTCCATCGCCCGGAAGAAAAACATCCGATACACCTTTCAGTCCGAACTCGATGAGGCCCCGTTGGACTTTGACCGCGATCAGATGGAGATTGTCCTCTGTAATCTGCTGTCGAATGCCTTCAAGTACACGCCCCATAACGGGGCCATTCAGCTCAGGATTTACCCAAAAGGGGATTGGCTCGCGGTTGATGTGGAAGACGACGGCATTGGTCTTTCGGAGGAAAGCATACGCAACCTGTTCAACCGGTTCTATCAGGTTCAGAATGCCCAAACGGCCAAAATGGTGGGCAGCGGCCTCGGGTTGGCGTTCTCCAAAAACATCGTCGACCTGCACGAGGGCGAGATTACCGTTCGCAGTGAACTGGGTAAAGGTACCTGTTTTACCGTATTGTTGCAAGCCGACCCTGTAGATGGTGCCCCCGCCGATGGGCCGCTTGCTGAACTGGCCGAAGCAGGTGCCGAGGGACCGGTCTGGCCGGAAAATAATTCGCTGGACATCAGTAAGCAGCGTAAAAAAGAAACGGTGCTGGTGGTGGACGATAACGAAGATATTCGGGCGTACCTGCAATCGTTGCTGAAAGAGGACTTTACCATTCTGGAAGCCCAGAACGGCCTCGAAGCGCTCACGATTACCAACCGCGAACTGCCCGACCTGATTATCTGCGATGTGATGATGCCCTTGATGGATGGAATTACGTTCTGTCAGGAAATCAAACAGCAGATTGCTACCTCGCATATCCCGGTGATTCTGCTCACGGCCCGCTCGTCGGTGGTGTACGAAGTGAATGGTTTGCAGACCGGTGCCGACGACTACATCACGAAGCCGTTCAACCCGATCATCGTCAAAACCAGGATTCACACCATCCTCGAAAACCGTAAAAAGTTACAGGAACATTACCTGAACAAGGTGCGGTTTGAGCCCGATACGCAGCAGGTAAACGAGGTCGATCTCGACGCCCTGTTTATCGACAAAGCCATCAAGCTGGTGAACGACAACATGCAAAATGAGGATTTTGGGATCGAGGACATGGTGGAGCATCTGTTTATGAGCCAGTCGACGCTGTACCGCAAAATCAAATCGCTGACAGGCCTTTCACTGACCGGCTTTATCCGTTCGGTGAAGCTCAAAAATGCGGCCCAGATGATTTTGCAGGATAACATGAAGCTCAGTCAGGTAGCGTACGAAGTGGGCTTCAACGATTACAAGCATTTCCGCAAATCCTTTCAGCAGCAGTTCGGTTGCTTACCCTCCGACTACCGGGCTAAAATTCTGGAAGGGGTGAAAGAGTAA